CTTTTTGGGTGTAGCGGGCTTCTTGGCCTTCTTGGGGGACTTCTTTGCGGCCACTGCCTTCTTGGCTGCTACCTTCTTGGGCTTCTTGGCGGCGGCGGGCTTCTTGGCGGCCACCTTCTTAGCTTTGGGGGCTGCGGCTTTCTTGGCGGGCTTCTTTGCCTCGACGGCCTTCTTGTTGAGCTTGAAGGAGCCGGAAGCACCGGTGCCCTTGGTCTGGACCAGGGTGCCCTTGGTGACAAGGCTCTTGACGGCGATCTTGACACGGGAGTTGTTCTTCTCCACGTCGTAGCCGCCTGCCGCCAGAGACTTCTTGAGCGCGGCCAGGGACACGCCGCTCCTCTCCTTGGAGGCGGACACCGCCTTGACGATGAGCTCGCCTACGCTGGGTCCCGCTTTCTTGGGCTTGGCTGCTGCCTTCTTCTTGGGTGCCTTGGCCGGCGCGGCGGCGGCGGGTGCTGGTGCGACTTCTGCCATGTCTGTCGTTCGGtccggtaaacacacacacttacaacacTACGGTAGTCTGTGAGGAGGAGTACTTTGCTGTAGACGCTGCTCTGCGCTATTGAAGCTCCACACCGTGCAGGGGGCTGGCCTTAAACGCGACATGAGAACCATGTAGACTCAAGCCACCCAGCTCGGCTTCTCCGGGCTGGCCAAATGCTCTTTCACTTGTGTTTTCTGGTTGCCAATATCGGGCCAAAAGTCACCGACGGAGCCGTGTTTTTGGCCCAAAAGCGAACGGCCCAGCGAGCAGACTTGTGTCCGTTCAGAATAAAGTCATGTGGGCTGCAGAATGACTCGCTCAAAACCTCACCGTTCGACTGTCGGGTGGAGCGGTGCGCACTGCTTTTCCTGTGCTATTTGTCTCCTAAATGGCCTAAAAGTGCATCCGATTGCGAGCACCATTGATTGTGGAGTGAGCCGAGATGTCTGGCAAGGGAATCAAATGGTTTGGCGTCCCCTGATGTGCTCCTTGGTGTTTTAAAGGAGAGCTCTTTTGGGGACCTTAAAACACATGCACTTGTGAGGCCTGGCTGAGACTAGTTTCACGTTGTATTCGTCATGTGTCCAGGAGGCAAACGAAATAATACACTGTCCAACGACATGCTTacttgcactgtgtgtgtgtgtgtgatgttttatTAGCATGAGTTTATTAGTTGGATTTGGAGCCTGTGTGTTTTCTTGTGCtaggtagtctctctctctctctctgtctgtgtgtctctttcaaaagcgtgtcagagagagagagagagagataggcttgTGGCCTTCTCGCAGTCCTTCCTCGCTTGACTCCGCAGCGTGACTCACTCGTGCCGGTCTTTGTGTCTGTGGGTCTTGGTGTCTGGCTGTGCGGCCGGCGCTATGGAGGTTGGCGCCCCATGTGCTTGTCCGCCCTGATAtaggcctagagagagagagatttggagcctcttcttctctctcctcctccctcttgtaCAGGAAGGTGTAAGGGATGTgaaacgtcacttgctctgagactgttgttgatgatgtgtgcagagggtccctggtttggcctaaagttatactgttacacaggctCCAGTCATCGGAGCACGAGTGGAATCCCACTCACTGTGTTATACTGCCATGCACACATTCCTACCCTGTTCATGTCAGCATCATttattccctctcccccctttttgacatgtcctccacacacacacacacaca
This is a stretch of genomic DNA from Oncorhynchus clarkii lewisi isolate Uvic-CL-2024 chromosome 17, UVic_Ocla_1.0, whole genome shotgun sequence. It encodes these proteins:
- the LOC139369682 gene encoding histone H1 encodes the protein MAEVAPAPAAAAPAKAPKKKAAAKPKKAGPSVGELIVKAVSASKERSGVSLAALKKSLAAGGYDVEKNNSRVKIAVKSLVTKGTLVQTKGTGASGSFKLNKKAVEAKKPAKKAAAPKAKKVAAKKPAAAKKPKKVAAKKAVAAKKSPKKAKKPATPKKAAKSPKKVKKPAAAAKKAAKSPKKATKAAKPKAAKPKAAKAKKAAPKKK